The following coding sequences are from one Collimonas arenae window:
- the metG gene encoding methionine--tRNA ligase, protein MSIILTSTPRQLFVTTALPYANAAFHIGHIMEYIQADIWVRFQRMQGHEVNFVGADDAHGAPIMIAAEKAGITPQEFVAQIAAGRKQYLDGFHIAFDNWHSTDGPENHELSRDIYRKLKAAGFIATKTIEQFYDPVKNMFLPDRYIKGECPKCGAKNQYGDSCEVCSSVYAPTDLKNPYSTLTGATPVMKSSEHFFFKLSDPQCVEFLRGWALGNVDGKPRLQSEVANKAKEWLESDGGMGDWDISRDAPYFGIEIPDEPGKYFYVWLDAPVGYLASLKNYFGKIGRDYDAFMADPKTEQYHFIGKDITYFHTLFWPAMLHFSGQKVPNNVFVHGFLTVSGEKMSKSRGTGISPLRYLDLGMNPEWMRYYIAAKLSAKVEDLDFNPDDFVARVNSDLIGKYINIASRAAGFIAKKFDGKVSTAWATHSDPFLAGLRTVAGDIRALYDGREYGKALRAVMEQADVINAYVDANKPWELAKDPAKEAALHEVCSRLLEAFRILTVYLKPVLPALAAQVEAFLQIQPLVWADVTKPLADGHQINAYTHLMTRVESKMLDALFDAPAAPAAAAATEESASDTTASTIEPLAAEIKIDDFVKVDLRIAKIVNCEHVDGSDKLLRLTLDVGEGRLRNVFSGIKSSYQPEELIGKLTVMVANLAPRKMKFGISEGMVLAASAADNKTNAGIYVLNPWPGAEPGMRVS, encoded by the coding sequence ATGAGCATCATTTTGACTTCAACTCCCCGCCAATTATTCGTCACTACCGCCCTGCCTTACGCCAATGCAGCGTTTCATATCGGCCACATCATGGAATATATCCAGGCCGACATCTGGGTGCGGTTCCAGCGAATGCAGGGCCATGAAGTCAATTTCGTCGGTGCTGACGATGCGCACGGCGCACCAATCATGATCGCCGCCGAAAAGGCTGGCATCACGCCGCAGGAATTCGTGGCGCAGATCGCGGCCGGCCGCAAGCAGTACCTGGACGGCTTCCACATCGCCTTCGACAACTGGCATTCGACCGACGGCCCGGAAAACCATGAACTGTCGCGCGACATCTACCGCAAGCTGAAAGCTGCGGGCTTTATCGCGACCAAGACCATCGAACAGTTCTACGATCCGGTCAAGAACATGTTCCTGCCGGACCGCTATATCAAGGGCGAATGCCCAAAATGCGGCGCCAAGAATCAATACGGCGATTCCTGCGAAGTGTGCAGCTCAGTGTACGCGCCGACCGATCTGAAGAATCCGTACTCGACCCTGACCGGCGCGACACCGGTGATGAAATCGTCGGAACACTTCTTCTTCAAATTGTCCGATCCACAGTGCGTGGAATTCCTGCGCGGCTGGGCGCTCGGCAATGTCGACGGCAAGCCACGGCTGCAATCGGAAGTTGCCAACAAGGCCAAGGAATGGCTGGAAAGCGACGGCGGCATGGGCGACTGGGACATCAGCCGCGATGCGCCCTACTTCGGCATCGAGATCCCGGATGAACCGGGCAAGTATTTCTACGTCTGGCTGGATGCACCGGTCGGCTACCTGGCTTCGCTGAAGAATTACTTCGGCAAGATCGGGCGCGACTACGACGCCTTCATGGCCGATCCGAAGACCGAGCAATATCATTTCATCGGCAAGGACATCACCTATTTCCATACGCTGTTCTGGCCAGCCATGCTGCATTTCTCCGGTCAAAAAGTACCGAACAATGTGTTCGTGCACGGCTTCCTGACGGTCTCCGGCGAAAAGATGTCGAAATCACGCGGCACTGGCATTTCGCCACTGCGCTACCTTGATCTCGGCATGAATCCGGAATGGATGCGCTACTACATCGCCGCCAAGCTGAGCGCCAAGGTGGAAGACCTGGACTTCAACCCGGATGACTTCGTCGCCCGCGTCAACTCCGACCTGATCGGCAAGTACATCAACATCGCCAGCCGCGCCGCCGGTTTTATCGCCAAGAAATTCGACGGCAAGGTCAGCACTGCCTGGGCCACCCACAGCGATCCTTTCCTGGCCGGCCTGCGCACCGTTGCCGGCGATATTCGTGCACTGTACGACGGCCGTGAATACGGCAAGGCATTGCGTGCCGTGATGGAACAGGCTGATGTGATCAACGCCTACGTCGACGCCAACAAGCCGTGGGAACTGGCCAAGGATCCGGCCAAGGAAGCGGCCCTGCACGAAGTTTGCAGCCGCCTGCTGGAAGCATTCCGCATCCTGACCGTGTACCTGAAACCGGTGTTGCCGGCGCTGGCCGCCCAGGTCGAAGCTTTCCTGCAAATCCAGCCGCTGGTGTGGGCCGATGTGACCAAGCCACTGGCCGATGGTCACCAGATCAATGCCTATACGCACTTGATGACGCGGGTCGAGTCGAAGATGCTGGATGCGTTGTTTGATGCGCCGGCGGCGCCGGCTGCCGCCGCTGCCACCGAAGAGTCGGCTAGCGACACAACTGCCAGCACCATCGAACCGCTGGCCGCAGAAATCAAGATCGATGATTTCGTCAAAGTCGATTTGCGTATCGCCAAGATCGTCAACTGCGAACACGTCGACGGTTCCGACAAATTGCTGCGACTGACGCTGGATGTCGGCGAAGGCCGCCTGCGTAATGTGTTCTCCGGCATCAAGTCGTCCTACCAGCCGGAAGAACTGATCGGCAAGCTGACCGTGATGGTGGCCAACCTGGCGCCGCGCAAGATGAAGTTCGGCATTTCGGAAGGCATGGTGCTGGCAGCGTCTGCGGCGGATAACAAGACCAACGCCGGCATCTACGTGCTCAATCCATGGCCAGGTGCTGAGCCGGGCATGCGCGTCAGCTAA
- a CDS encoding GNAT family N-acetyltransferase → MNLQVREVSTDDAALIAELTRACWAERVTASSSGHHESAERVLHDLQRGGGFILQLDTRPVGSVRWLPSDTETDVWEILRMGVLPAYRGQGLSQHLMEALIHRAQGADINELRLAVRADQTRVVDLYAVFEFELAPELEYTRANPLDEPPIVMRRWLKR, encoded by the coding sequence ATGAACCTGCAAGTCCGCGAAGTCAGCACCGACGATGCCGCACTGATCGCCGAGCTGACACGCGCTTGCTGGGCCGAACGGGTGACCGCCAGTTCCAGCGGCCACCACGAAAGTGCTGAGCGCGTGTTGCATGACCTGCAGCGCGGCGGCGGCTTCATCTTGCAGTTAGATACGCGCCCCGTCGGCTCGGTGCGCTGGCTGCCGTCCGATACCGAAACCGACGTCTGGGAAATCCTGCGCATGGGCGTGTTGCCTGCCTATCGCGGTCAAGGCCTGTCGCAGCATTTGATGGAAGCGCTGATCCATCGCGCCCAGGGTGCAGATATCAATGAACTGCGCTTGGCGGTACGCGCCGATCAGACGCGGGTCGTCGATCTGTATGCGGTGTTTGAATTCGAACTGGCGCCGGAACTGGAATACACTCGCGCCAATCCGCTGGACGAGCCGCCGATTGTGATGCGGCGCTGGCTGAAACGGTAA
- the bamE gene encoding outer membrane protein assembly factor BamE domain-containing protein, which translates to MKQRLRTMLMVIAPFLIAACDQNGNFIQEAGLEKLHRGESSEADVRNAMGQPDTVWEKENGERTLEYPKGPAGARTWIFYIGKDGKLSDYKQVLTEENFARIKVGMSKEEVRQMLGKPRTVVQFTRKNEEVWDWRYIQSDASQAFFNVHMDITSGLVTGTSVSQVYGH; encoded by the coding sequence ATGAAACAACGGCTACGCACCATGCTAATGGTGATTGCGCCATTTCTGATTGCAGCTTGCGACCAGAACGGCAATTTCATACAGGAGGCTGGCTTGGAAAAACTGCACCGCGGCGAATCGTCCGAGGCTGATGTCCGCAATGCCATGGGGCAGCCGGATACGGTCTGGGAAAAGGAAAATGGCGAGCGTACGCTTGAATATCCGAAAGGCCCGGCCGGCGCCCGCACCTGGATTTTTTATATTGGCAAGGACGGCAAGCTGAGCGATTACAAACAAGTGCTGACGGAAGAGAATTTCGCCAGGATCAAGGTCGGCATGAGCAAGGAAGAGGTCCGGCAAATGCTGGGCAAGCCGCGCACGGTAGTGCAATTTACCCGCAAGAACGAGGAAGTCTGGGATTGGCGCTATATCCAGAGCGACGCCAGCCAGGCTTTCTTCAATGTTCACATGGATATCACCAGCGGGCTGGTGACCGGCACTTCAGTGTCGCAGGTGTACGGACACTAA
- a CDS encoding DUF3460 family protein, giving the protein MTFSKQISGYESDITKFIEELKKKNPKLEEQQLAGRALLWDKTPIDLDSQQRTQESRVDQQPYVYQNNH; this is encoded by the coding sequence ATGACATTCTCCAAGCAAATTTCAGGCTACGAATCCGATATCACCAAATTCATCGAAGAACTCAAGAAAAAGAACCCGAAATTGGAAGAACAGCAACTGGCCGGCCGCGCTTTGCTGTGGGACAAGACCCCGATCGACCTGGATAGCCAACAGCGCACGCAAGAGTCGCGCGTCGATCAGCAACCCTATGTGTATCAAAACAACCACTAA
- a CDS encoding segregation and condensation protein A → MSQNVSDAAELTLEGQPDSTPNVIDGVAFARLYGEPLFRMPTDLYIPPDALEVFLEAFEGPLDLLLYLIRKQNFNILDIPMAQVTLQYLEYVDQIRITNLELAAEYLLMAAMLIEIKSRMLLPVRKTDSEEAEDPRAELVRRLLEYEQMKLAAREIDALPQLGRDYVRTQIYIEQNTVTRWPDVNLDDLQAAWADVIKRARLTAHHTISREELSVREHMTGILRRLQSSRFVEFADLFDPARGVPVLVVNFIALLELAKETLIEITQAEPFAPIYVRLAYSPTYSPT, encoded by the coding sequence ATGAGCCAGAACGTGTCGGATGCCGCAGAACTGACGCTGGAAGGACAGCCCGATTCGACGCCGAACGTGATCGACGGCGTCGCCTTTGCGCGCCTGTACGGCGAGCCGCTGTTCCGCATGCCGACCGATCTGTACATTCCGCCGGATGCGCTGGAAGTTTTCCTGGAAGCATTCGAAGGTCCGCTCGATCTGCTGCTATACCTGATCCGCAAGCAGAATTTCAACATCCTCGATATCCCGATGGCGCAGGTCACCCTGCAATATCTGGAATACGTCGACCAGATCCGCATCACCAACCTGGAGCTGGCGGCGGAATACCTGCTGATGGCGGCGATGCTGATCGAGATCAAATCGCGCATGCTGCTGCCGGTGCGCAAGACCGATAGCGAAGAAGCTGAAGATCCGCGTGCCGAGCTGGTGCGGCGCCTGCTGGAATATGAGCAGATGAAGCTGGCGGCGCGCGAAATCGATGCCCTGCCGCAACTCGGTCGCGATTATGTCCGCACCCAGATCTACATCGAACAAAACACCGTCACCCGCTGGCCGGACGTTAATCTGGACGACCTGCAGGCAGCCTGGGCCGATGTGATCAAGCGCGCCAGACTGACCGCCCATCACACCATCAGCCGCGAAGAGCTGTCGGTGCGCGAGCACATGACCGGGATCCTGCGGCGCTTGCAATCGTCGCGCTTTGTCGAATTTGCCGATCTGTTCGATCCTGCGCGCGGCGTGCCGGTGCTGGTGGTGAACTTCATCGCACTGCTGGAGCTGGCCAAGGAAACCTTGATTGAAATCACCCAGGCCGAACCTTTTGCGCCCATCTACGTGCGCCTGGCTTACTCGCCGACCTATTCACCAACTTAG
- the panC gene encoding pantoate--beta-alanine ligase, whose product MKIISSIEELRDQLRGQLRTAFVPTMGNLHDGHLSLMRLAKKHGDPIVASIFVNRLQFGPNEDFDKYPRTFAADVEKLEKEGVYVLFAPTEKDLYPEPQEFRVRPPDDLGNTLEGEFRPGFFTGVTTVVLKLFSCVQPRVAVFGKKDYQQLMIVRNMSKQFALPTEIIAAETFRADDGLALSSRNMYLSTEERAEAPMLFKTLNQVADEVRAGHLDIFELEKQAMSQLAGRGWLPDYISIRKRSDLQPPAAGDLAQGEKLVVLAAAKLGGTRLIDNLEI is encoded by the coding sequence ATGAAAATCATCTCCTCCATCGAAGAACTCCGCGACCAGTTGCGCGGCCAGCTGCGTACCGCATTCGTACCAACCATGGGCAACCTGCACGATGGCCATCTGTCGCTGATGCGGCTGGCGAAGAAGCACGGCGATCCGATCGTCGCGTCGATCTTCGTCAATCGTCTGCAATTCGGCCCCAACGAAGATTTCGACAAATACCCGCGCACTTTCGCCGCCGACGTCGAGAAGCTGGAAAAGGAAGGCGTCTACGTCCTCTTCGCGCCGACTGAAAAAGACTTGTATCCGGAGCCGCAGGAATTCCGTGTGCGCCCGCCCGACGACCTCGGCAATACGCTGGAAGGTGAATTCCGTCCAGGCTTCTTTACCGGCGTCACAACTGTCGTATTGAAGCTGTTTTCCTGCGTCCAGCCGCGCGTTGCCGTGTTCGGCAAGAAGGATTATCAGCAGTTGATGATCGTCCGCAACATGTCCAAGCAATTCGCGCTACCGACCGAAATCATCGCCGCCGAAACGTTCCGTGCCGACGATGGCCTGGCGCTGTCGTCGCGCAATATGTATCTGTCCACCGAAGAGCGGGCAGAAGCGCCGATGCTGTTCAAGACCCTCAATCAGGTCGCTGACGAAGTGCGCGCCGGCCATCTCGACATCTTCGAACTGGAAAAGCAGGCAATGTCGCAACTCGCCGGACGCGGTTGGCTACCCGACTACATCTCGATCCGCAAGCGCAGCGACCTGCAACCGCCGGCCGCCGGCGATCTGGCGCAAGGCGAAAAACTGGTGGTGCTGGCCGCTGCCAAGTTGGGCGGTACGCGCCTGATCGACAACCTGGAAATTTAA
- a CDS encoding cobalamin-binding protein — protein sequence MQARRHSRQHIICLAALLSLAIASANAGVDKITVQDDTQHTVTLPRPAHRIISLAPHVTELLFAAGAGPYVIGVSAYSDYPPVVKQLPSVGDSNALDAERIIALKPDLVVAWNSGNSASQLATLRAIGIPVFESEPHDFAAIASSLERLSILAGTENIGKPAAAAFRARLAILGKTYQKHPKVRVFYQIWQKPLMTLNDHHLVSSVIRLCGGENIFGKLSQLAPTVSTEAVLQANPEVIFAADSKQPADGDSGGWRRFPALTAVMRNNLFALTPDQMSRPGPRILDGATELCQKLDVARARRK from the coding sequence ATGCAAGCTCGCCGCCACAGCAGACAACACATCATTTGCCTGGCGGCGCTGCTGAGCCTGGCTATCGCCAGCGCGAATGCCGGCGTCGACAAGATCACAGTCCAAGACGATACGCAACACACCGTCACACTGCCACGCCCTGCACACCGCATCATCAGCCTGGCGCCGCACGTCACTGAACTGCTGTTTGCAGCCGGCGCCGGGCCTTATGTGATCGGGGTCAGCGCCTACAGCGACTATCCGCCTGTGGTAAAGCAACTGCCCAGCGTCGGCGATAGCAATGCACTGGACGCGGAACGCATCATTGCCTTGAAGCCTGATTTGGTGGTGGCCTGGAACAGCGGCAATTCCGCCAGCCAGCTGGCCACCTTGCGCGCCATCGGCATCCCGGTATTCGAAAGCGAACCGCACGACTTCGCCGCCATCGCCTCTTCGCTGGAACGACTGTCGATACTGGCCGGCACCGAAAATATCGGCAAACCGGCCGCCGCAGCCTTCCGCGCACGCCTGGCGATACTTGGCAAGACTTATCAGAAACACCCCAAGGTCCGGGTGTTTTACCAGATATGGCAAAAGCCGCTAATGACGCTCAACGACCATCATTTGGTGTCGAGTGTGATCCGTTTATGCGGCGGCGAGAATATATTCGGCAAGCTGTCGCAACTGGCGCCGACAGTCAGCACCGAAGCGGTGTTGCAAGCCAATCCGGAAGTGATCTTTGCCGCCGATAGCAAACAACCTGCCGATGGTGACAGCGGCGGATGGCGCCGCTTCCCGGCACTCACCGCGGTGATGCGCAACAATCTGTTTGCGTTGACGCCGGATCAAATGAGCCGCCCCGGGCCAAGGATCCTGGATGGCGCTACTGAACTATGCCAGAAACTGGATGTGGCGCGCGCCCGACGCAAGTGA
- a CDS encoding lysozyme inhibitor LprI family protein codes for MKKVIAGLSASLFMLMSNLAHADGECDKYKTSYDKTYCMAKIFMEADKELNTVYSELRGVLKEDLKKQLTETQRAWLKYRDSSCEQSGSIDVSCNYKVNKERTDYLRDRLRECKAGTCRNELIAQKNWG; via the coding sequence ATGAAAAAAGTGATTGCCGGTTTATCCGCAAGTCTGTTCATGTTGATGTCGAACCTGGCGCATGCCGATGGCGAATGCGACAAATACAAAACCTCCTACGACAAGACCTATTGCATGGCCAAGATATTCATGGAGGCCGACAAGGAATTGAACACCGTCTATAGCGAACTGCGCGGCGTCTTGAAGGAGGATTTAAAAAAACAACTGACTGAAACGCAGCGCGCCTGGCTGAAATATCGGGACAGTTCGTGCGAACAATCCGGCTCTATCGACGTGAGCTGCAATTACAAGGTCAATAAAGAACGCACCGACTATCTGCGTGACCGCTTGCGCGAATGCAAGGCAGGTACTTGCCGCAATGAGTTGATCGCGCAAAAGAACTGGGGCTAA
- a CDS encoding N-acetylmuramoyl-L-alanine amidase family protein, translated as MKRTWHAANWFFSINLFLLLAGSLHGISGLAKEDVTTAPIVVIDAGHTKSHPGALGAEGVYEVEYNDNLVAQLVKPLAEVGVKVILTKQPGEEISLERRAEIANIDRANLFLSIHHDSAQPVYLNQTTFNNLPAYKTKQPIAGFSIFISTKNPQFKKSEEFAELLGAELLKLGRKPTLHHAEKIAGENRLLLNPTLGIYQFDDLIVLKKTSVPAVLLEVGVIVDEADEKYVSDKDNQQHIVHAIVNAIQSFNRTE; from the coding sequence ATGAAGCGAACCTGGCACGCAGCAAACTGGTTTTTTTCGATCAATCTGTTTTTGTTGCTGGCAGGTTCGCTGCATGGCATTTCAGGCTTGGCAAAAGAGGATGTTACGACAGCCCCGATTGTCGTCATCGATGCCGGCCACACGAAAAGCCACCCTGGCGCCTTGGGTGCTGAAGGCGTATATGAGGTTGAGTACAATGACAATCTCGTCGCACAATTGGTGAAGCCGCTTGCCGAAGTGGGAGTGAAGGTGATCCTGACGAAGCAGCCTGGCGAGGAAATCAGCCTGGAAAGGCGCGCGGAGATTGCCAACATCGACCGGGCGAATTTGTTTTTATCGATACATCACGATTCCGCACAGCCGGTATATCTGAATCAAACTACGTTCAACAATCTTCCTGCCTACAAAACCAAGCAGCCCATTGCGGGATTCTCGATTTTCATTTCAACGAAAAATCCTCAGTTCAAAAAATCCGAGGAATTCGCCGAACTGCTGGGTGCAGAATTATTGAAACTTGGAAGGAAGCCGACCTTGCATCACGCGGAGAAAATAGCCGGGGAAAACAGGTTATTGCTCAATCCAACACTTGGCATCTACCAATTCGATGACCTGATCGTGCTGAAGAAGACAAGCGTTCCTGCGGTGCTGCTGGAAGTGGGCGTGATTGTCGACGAGGCAGACGAGAAATATGTTTCAGACAAAGATAATCAGCAACACATCGTCCATGCAATAGTCAATGCCATTCAGAGTTTCAATCGCACGGAATAG
- a CDS encoding ABC transporter ATP-binding protein, giving the protein MSELITPLLQAEQLSVSVGGRVLCERLAWQILPGQFWCILGRNGIGKSTLLHTLAGLHKPAGGRVLIQGQDIQATTAQQLARLRGLLAQQQADAFSSSVLTAVIAGRHPYQFGFGWDREDDRELAMQALEQVKMAAFSDHDVLRLSGGERQRVALATLLAQDPLLLMLDEPTAHQDAAAQIVVMELLHKVANPLPPQKAVIAACHDINLVSRYATHVLLLGDGKSWQGSADSVLQPDILQTAFGCQFEVMENGARRLFVPTADIS; this is encoded by the coding sequence ATGAGCGAACTCATTACGCCACTATTGCAAGCCGAACAGTTAAGTGTCAGCGTCGGCGGCAGAGTCCTGTGCGAGCGACTGGCCTGGCAGATACTGCCTGGCCAATTCTGGTGCATTCTCGGCCGCAACGGCATCGGCAAATCCACCTTGTTGCATACACTGGCCGGGCTGCACAAGCCGGCTGGCGGCCGGGTGCTGATCCAGGGCCAGGATATTCAGGCCACGACGGCGCAGCAGTTGGCGCGCCTGCGCGGACTGCTGGCGCAGCAACAGGCCGATGCGTTTTCCAGCAGTGTGTTGACGGCGGTTATCGCTGGCCGGCATCCATACCAGTTTGGTTTCGGCTGGGACAGGGAAGACGATCGCGAGCTCGCGATGCAAGCGCTGGAGCAGGTCAAGATGGCCGCGTTCAGCGATCATGACGTGCTGCGTCTATCGGGCGGCGAGCGCCAGCGCGTAGCGTTGGCGACCTTGCTGGCGCAGGACCCGCTCTTGCTGATGCTGGACGAACCTACTGCGCATCAGGATGCGGCGGCGCAAATCGTCGTGATGGAGTTGCTGCATAAGGTGGCAAATCCGCTACCGCCGCAGAAAGCGGTGATCGCAGCCTGTCATGACATCAATCTGGTGTCTCGTTACGCAACCCACGTACTGTTGCTGGGCGACGGAAAATCGTGGCAGGGCAGTGCCGATAGCGTATTGCAGCCGGATATATTGCAGACCGCATTCGGATGCCAGTTCGAGGTAATGGAAAACGGTGCGCGGCGTTTGTTTGTGCCAACTGCTGATATTTCCTAG
- a CDS encoding FecCD family ABC transporter permease, which translates to MTSTTSSRRAVLILCSLAVFAMLALALSVSCGSSGCGLAGDQLYFSLRLPRAAAAFIVGGLLSLAGALMQVLLRNPLADPYVLGLSGGSAAGALLALLAAGHFGFMGDGVAAFGAALGAGLAVLLLFGLARQALRHLPTVAQHSGHRLILTGVMIAAGFGAIVTLALTLAPDGQLRGMLFWLMGDLEDGRFLVPAALLLFLILAWSVFNARQLNLLAHGEGFAQLLGVPVVRLRLLTLAAASLATAAAVTVAGTIGFVGLVVPHAIRLLVGNDQRILLPASVMSGGAVLALADLTARTVVAPTQLPVGVITALVGVPVFLWLLSRGRA; encoded by the coding sequence TTGACTAGCACTACTTCCTCGCGCCGCGCCGTTCTCATTCTGTGCAGCCTCGCTGTTTTTGCGATGCTGGCGCTGGCGTTGTCGGTGTCTTGCGGCAGCAGCGGTTGCGGATTGGCGGGCGATCAACTCTATTTTTCCTTGCGATTGCCGCGGGCGGCCGCTGCTTTCATTGTCGGCGGCTTGCTGTCCTTGGCGGGTGCATTGATGCAAGTGCTATTGCGCAATCCGCTGGCCGACCCCTATGTACTGGGTTTGTCCGGCGGTTCTGCCGCCGGCGCCTTGCTGGCTTTGCTGGCCGCCGGGCATTTCGGTTTCATGGGCGACGGCGTTGCCGCGTTCGGCGCGGCTCTGGGCGCCGGCCTGGCGGTGCTGCTGTTGTTCGGTTTGGCGCGCCAGGCCTTGCGACATTTGCCGACCGTCGCACAGCACAGCGGCCATCGCTTGATCTTGACCGGCGTGATGATTGCCGCAGGCTTCGGCGCGATCGTCACGCTGGCGCTGACGTTGGCGCCGGATGGTCAATTGCGCGGCATGCTGTTCTGGTTGATGGGCGACCTGGAGGACGGTCGTTTCCTGGTGCCGGCGGCGCTGTTATTGTTCCTGATTCTGGCATGGAGTGTTTTCAATGCGCGGCAGCTGAACCTGCTGGCGCACGGTGAAGGTTTTGCACAACTGCTTGGGGTGCCGGTGGTGCGTTTGCGTCTGCTGACATTGGCTGCGGCTTCGCTGGCAACGGCGGCGGCAGTCACCGTGGCGGGCACCATCGGTTTTGTCGGTCTGGTGGTTCCGCATGCGATACGGCTGCTGGTTGGCAACGACCAGCGAATCTTGCTGCCAGCCAGCGTCATGAGCGGCGGCGCCGTTCTGGCGCTGGCGGATCTGACGGCACGCACCGTCGTCGCACCGACCCAGCTGCCGGTCGGCGTGATCACCGCATTGGTCGGCGTGCCGGTGTTCCTGTGGCTGTTGTCGCGGGGGAGGGCATGA